A section of the Rhizomicrobium sp. genome encodes:
- a CDS encoding DUF3309 family protein: MLGTILIIVLLLLLFGAWPSWPHSRNWGYYPSGGLGLVLIIVLVLVLLGRF; the protein is encoded by the coding sequence ATGCTCGGCACAATTCTCATCATCGTCCTTCTGCTTCTTTTGTTCGGCGCGTGGCCGTCCTGGCCGCACAGCCGCAATTGGGGCTACTACCCGAGCGGCGGGTTGGGCCTGGTTCTCATCATCGTGCTGGTGCTCGTGCTTCTGGGGCGGTTCTGA